The Solibacillus daqui genome has a segment encoding these proteins:
- a CDS encoding hemolysin family protein, whose product MDSIIIINLLLVALFIALTAFFVGAEFSILKVRMSRIDQLISEGNKKAITAKKVTENLDYYLSACQLGITITALILGALGEPTVEKMLHPVFEHFNVPAAVATALSYVIALSVVTFLHVVLGELMPKTLAIQYAEKMTLLLAPPLYWFGKVTAPFISVLNGSARLLLKGFGVKPAGHDTVYSEEELKMIVTQSYEGGEINQTELAYLENIFEFDSRKLKEVMIPRSEMITLEKSFTLEQTLAVIDEYEYTRYPVIDRSNNTAAFVGFINTKEMLTDIAAGREGTIETFIREIPRYKEYKAIKDVLKKMQQTRNHMAIVTNEKGVTIGLVTMEDILTEIVGEIEDEDDGMIATT is encoded by the coding sequence TTGGACAGTATAATCATTATTAATTTACTATTAGTAGCCCTTTTCATCGCGTTAACTGCGTTTTTCGTAGGAGCGGAGTTTTCGATTTTAAAGGTACGTATGTCACGTATCGATCAGCTAATATCAGAGGGGAATAAAAAAGCAATTACCGCTAAAAAAGTAACAGAAAACCTAGATTATTATTTATCGGCTTGTCAGCTTGGCATTACGATTACGGCATTAATTCTTGGTGCGCTTGGTGAGCCAACCGTTGAAAAAATGCTGCACCCAGTATTTGAACACTTCAATGTTCCAGCAGCGGTCGCGACTGCATTATCATATGTTATTGCATTATCAGTTGTAACGTTTTTACACGTAGTACTTGGTGAGTTAATGCCAAAAACATTAGCAATTCAATATGCGGAAAAAATGACGCTACTGCTTGCACCACCACTATATTGGTTCGGTAAAGTGACGGCACCATTTATTTCGGTATTAAATGGTTCGGCACGTTTACTTTTAAAAGGCTTTGGCGTAAAACCGGCTGGACATGATACGGTGTATTCAGAGGAAGAATTAAAAATGATTGTGACGCAAAGCTATGAGGGTGGAGAAATTAACCAAACCGAGCTTGCGTATTTAGAAAATATTTTTGAATTTGACTCACGTAAGCTTAAAGAAGTCATGATTCCACGCAGTGAAATGATTACGCTAGAAAAATCATTTACGCTTGAACAGACGCTTGCGGTAATTGATGAATATGAATATACGCGTTATCCAGTTATTGACCGTAGTAATAATACAGCAGCCTTCGTTGGATTTATTAATACGAAGGAAATGTTAACGGATATTGCTGCAGGGCGTGAAGGAACAATTGAAACATTCATTCGTGAAATCCCGCGTTATAAAGAGTATAAAGCGATTAAAGACGTACTCAAAAAAATGCAGCAAACGCGTAATCATATGGCAATTGTAACAAATGAAAAAGGTGTCACAATTGGCTTAGTAACAATGGAAGATATTTTAACCGAAATCGTTGGTGAAATTGAAGATGAAGATGATGGTATGATTGCCACAACATAA
- a CDS encoding hemolysin family protein, translating to MDINTIVNIILLIIFLGLTGFFVAAEFAVVKIRKSRIDQLITKGNKKAVIAKKVVSDLDYYLSACQLGITITAIGLGAFTKPYIKQLLLPVFDYFNVSDVVASAMSYVIALAIVSYLHVVIGEMAPKTLAIQFSEKLTLLLAPPLYYFGKVMYPFIQALNGTSRLLLKVVGVKSASEDQAYSEEELKIIMAQSFQGGQIDQQELAYLENVFSFDERMAKDIMVPRTDLVTLDKNMNAEQIIAILDEHNYTRYPIVENNDKDNIIGVVNANKLLSYIVSKREFTLEQFLRNIPYVMEATPIQDALLKMQQVKMHMTVVLDEFGGTAGVLTMEDVLEEIVGEIRDEFDEDEVDEIRKTGINEYTISARVLLVELEDRFGFEFENSEDIDTIGGWIQHMNIDTVKNGEDLQIGDTLKYDDHAWVIGDMDHLQIKEVILKQYEFKQ from the coding sequence TTGGACATAAACACCATTGTAAACATTATTTTATTAATCATCTTTTTAGGGTTAACAGGATTTTTCGTGGCGGCAGAATTTGCGGTCGTAAAAATCCGTAAATCACGCATTGACCAGTTGATTACAAAAGGTAACAAAAAGGCGGTCATCGCCAAAAAGGTTGTAAGTGATTTAGATTACTATTTATCTGCCTGTCAATTAGGTATTACAATAACTGCGATTGGTTTAGGGGCATTTACTAAGCCTTACATAAAGCAATTGTTATTACCGGTATTCGATTATTTTAATGTGTCGGATGTCGTAGCTTCGGCAATGTCTTACGTTATTGCACTAGCAATTGTCAGCTACCTACACGTTGTTATCGGGGAAATGGCTCCGAAAACGTTAGCGATTCAGTTTTCAGAAAAATTGACGTTATTATTAGCACCACCACTTTACTATTTTGGTAAGGTAATGTATCCATTCATTCAAGCATTAAATGGTACGTCACGCTTATTATTAAAAGTAGTTGGCGTAAAATCAGCAAGTGAAGATCAAGCATACTCCGAAGAAGAGTTGAAAATTATTATGGCGCAAAGCTTCCAAGGTGGCCAAATTGACCAGCAAGAACTTGCCTATTTAGAAAATGTATTCTCGTTTGATGAGCGTATGGCCAAGGATATTATGGTACCACGTACGGACCTTGTGACACTTGATAAAAACATGAATGCCGAGCAAATTATCGCGATTTTAGATGAACATAACTACACGCGTTATCCAATCGTAGAAAACAATGACAAAGATAATATTATCGGTGTAGTCAATGCCAATAAATTATTAAGCTATATCGTTTCAAAACGTGAATTTACGTTAGAGCAATTCTTGCGTAACATCCCATATGTAATGGAAGCAACGCCAATTCAAGATGCCCTGCTTAAAATGCAGCAAGTAAAAATGCATATGACGGTAGTGTTAGATGAATTTGGTGGAACTGCAGGCGTTCTTACAATGGAGGATGTGTTAGAAGAAATCGTTGGTGAAATTCGGGATGAATTCGATGAAGATGAAGTAGACGAAATTCGAAAAACTGGTATAAATGAATATACAATTAGTGCACGTGTATTACTTGTAGAGCTAGAGGACCGCTTCGGCTTTGAATTCGAGAATAGTGAAGATATTGATACAATCGGTGGCTGGATTCAGCATATGAATATCGATACTGTGAAAAACGGAGAGGACCTACAAATAGGGGATACACTCAAATATGATGACCATGCTTGGGTAATTGGCGATATGGATCACTTACAAATTAAAGAAGTCATTTTAAAACAATACGAATTTAAACAATAG